A portion of the bacterium HR17 genome contains these proteins:
- the hisI gene encoding Phosphoribosyl-AMP cyclohydrolase codes for MTEPQFLDELQFDANGLIPVVIQDADTGEVLTVAYMNRDAVRLTFETGKTWFWRRRHQKLMMKGERSGRIQRVRDILVDCDADALVIKVEQIGGAACHEGYPSCFFRKVTPDGKLQVFQLRVFEPREVYGEQGGKE; via the coding sequence ATGACAGAACCGCAGTTTCTGGACGAACTCCAATTTGACGCTAACGGGCTCATCCCTGTCGTCATTCAGGACGCAGACACGGGCGAAGTGCTCACCGTCGCTTACATGAACCGCGATGCCGTTCGGCTCACCTTTGAAACGGGCAAAACTTGGTTTTGGCGGCGGCGCCACCAAAAGTTGATGATGAAGGGCGAACGCTCTGGGCGTATCCAGCGCGTCCGCGACATTCTCGTGGACTGCGATGCGGACGCGTTGGTCATTAAGGTGGAGCAGATCGGCGGCGCCGCCTGCCACGAAGGTTATCCCAGTTGCTTCTTCCGCAAAGTCACGCCCGACGGCAAGTTGCAAGTCTTCCAACTGCGGGTCTTTGAGCCCCGCGAAGTCTACGGCGAACAAGGCGGTAAGGAATGA
- the smc_2 gene encoding Chromosome partition protein Smc, translated as MRTIQVLYRLQMTDSRLAEIDRMSATLDEGDALEAEINRLLSEAREMEGTIRKLRQELLDTELELNAAETKVRQMENRLASGAVRNPREVEHLQAELDELRRRKDHLEDRMLELMLQLEDSQQRLKATEAQLHERQATRQEVRERAQRLKAQLDQERTALLQERERLQAMVPAEVLWRYERLKARLGGIAVAKIEGNLCGGCRITVTAEVWRALRDPEGLPTCENCGRFLYAEEHYRAE; from the coding sequence ATGCGCACCATCCAAGTGCTGTATCGGCTGCAGATGACCGATTCGCGGCTGGCGGAAATTGACCGCATGTCAGCGACGCTGGACGAAGGCGATGCGTTGGAAGCGGAAATCAACCGACTGCTCAGCGAAGCCCGCGAGATGGAAGGGACCATCCGCAAGTTGCGACAGGAGTTATTGGACACCGAACTGGAATTGAACGCTGCGGAGACGAAGGTCCGGCAGATGGAAAACCGCCTTGCCAGCGGCGCCGTCCGCAACCCGCGTGAAGTGGAGCACCTGCAAGCCGAGTTGGACGAATTGCGGCGCCGCAAAGACCATTTGGAGGACCGCATGCTGGAGTTGATGCTGCAGTTGGAAGACAGCCAACAGCGGCTCAAGGCAACGGAAGCGCAGTTGCACGAACGGCAAGCCACGCGGCAAGAAGTCCGGGAACGCGCCCAGCGGTTGAAAGCGCAATTGGATCAGGAACGGACGGCGCTGCTGCAAGAGCGGGAACGGCTGCAGGCAATGGTGCCTGCGGAAGTGCTGTGGCGCTACGAGCGGCTCAAAGCCCGCTTGGGCGGCATCGCCGTCGCCAAGATTGAAGGCAACTTGTGCGGCGGCTGCCGCATCACAGTCACAGCGGAAGTGTGGCGGGCGCTGCGCGACCCTGAAGGGTTGCCGACCTGCGAAAACTGCGGGCGATTTTTGTATGCCGAAGAGCATTACCGTGCTGAATAA
- the bepA_5 gene encoding Beta-barrel assembly-enhancing protease: MPMVRTVCLVVLMLTAQGTWSQQPLMSRPEKPRQRSAAVLEEAKQWAQKGNWQAVRRELEPWVKRQPDDTAARKLLTEALLQLGEFSAALPHLRWLAQKLPNDPRLWATLGQVQERLGQLDEARTALRKAVHLRPDEPEFRVHLARTLIALDEWDAAAHHLRWLAHRVPDWASVQFHLALYYERKGDWRKALHHAKRTVRLSPKEPEGRLALARIALQMGDAKTAAEQVEALTHQFPTDGRLAMECAKLFAQANDAERAIRYFRRALHLQPDNADAHRALADLYSQHNAWAKALWHVRWLARRFPDDAEIVKAEAQCCARLRRYREAERSLQRWARLRPDDFEPFVHLARLYRDLGDGAKARVAYDDALKRRPPVEVIAEAAELEGQLGEFERAAQLYAWAQRRQPDNPQWRALRAEALMKARQFDRAGRILRSALKRFPDDMRLNALMGIWHAKRVEWVEAEPFLLRGLGQGVADKGKLTRGKGRKVEVSPSSSRAARFSSFVPSLDAAGVLVEIWLCQGRAKEAVRLCDELLRQQPSAEALIWWAQAMDELGKTKEAAQRLERSQMFARDERVAKATARLWELANEPERAARVWERWAQVVRDKRAKVAALAQAAQVWEHADQIPNALALLDKAQRIADEPPLQAERIRLMLKADAPAAALEEAEKLLAQLPDEPQAALLYAEAALRLWRDSAFERVAERWQRKAHLTGALLLIADRLNRRAEAEELLKTAAHQLSPSARRLMQRWLNGAPRAANPRPQVASPPDLFQRAQQAAGQNRIGEAMELCRKAIALQRNFLPAYELLLQMYQRQNDLAHAVKGFTLLANRYRDDLPLNFAAAIALQLSGQHRRAVAYWRRVCALTDNAPDAMVKLADSLLAARYDAQAAWCRRFVQRLTRWESDGDAHHPSAVSAADDRFAAGGN; encoded by the coding sequence ATGCCGATGGTGCGAACCGTTTGTTTGGTCGTTTTGATGCTGACGGCACAAGGGACTTGGTCCCAGCAACCGTTGATGTCGCGCCCTGAGAAACCGCGGCAGCGGTCGGCAGCGGTGTTGGAGGAGGCGAAGCAGTGGGCGCAAAAGGGCAATTGGCAAGCGGTGCGCAGGGAACTGGAACCGTGGGTCAAGAGGCAACCCGACGACACAGCGGCGCGCAAACTGCTGACGGAAGCGCTGCTGCAACTGGGGGAGTTTTCGGCAGCGCTTCCGCACCTACGGTGGTTGGCGCAAAAGTTACCCAACGACCCGCGCCTTTGGGCGACGCTGGGACAGGTGCAGGAACGCTTAGGACAATTGGACGAAGCACGAACGGCGCTGCGTAAGGCAGTCCATTTGCGACCTGATGAGCCGGAGTTCCGCGTTCATCTTGCCCGCACGCTGATTGCGCTGGACGAATGGGACGCAGCGGCACATCACTTGCGTTGGCTGGCGCACCGTGTTCCCGATTGGGCGTCGGTGCAGTTTCACTTGGCGCTTTACTATGAGCGCAAAGGCGATTGGCGCAAGGCGCTGCACCATGCCAAACGCACGGTGCGGCTGTCCCCCAAAGAGCCTGAAGGGCGCTTGGCGCTGGCGCGCATCGCTTTACAGATGGGCGATGCGAAAACCGCTGCGGAGCAAGTGGAAGCGCTAACGCACCAATTTCCGACCGATGGGCGGTTGGCGATGGAGTGCGCCAAGTTGTTCGCCCAAGCCAACGATGCCGAGCGTGCCATCCGCTACTTTCGGCGCGCCCTACATTTGCAGCCTGACAACGCCGATGCCCATCGCGCTCTTGCCGACCTTTACAGCCAGCACAACGCGTGGGCGAAAGCGCTGTGGCATGTGCGCTGGTTAGCGCGGCGTTTCCCTGATGACGCGGAAATTGTCAAAGCGGAAGCACAATGCTGCGCACGGTTGCGGCGTTACCGCGAGGCAGAACGCAGTTTGCAGCGTTGGGCAAGGTTGCGTCCCGACGATTTTGAGCCGTTCGTGCATTTGGCACGATTGTATCGCGATTTGGGCGACGGGGCGAAGGCGCGGGTGGCTTACGATGACGCCCTTAAGCGGCGTCCGCCAGTGGAAGTCATTGCAGAAGCGGCAGAACTTGAAGGGCAGTTGGGTGAATTTGAGCGAGCGGCACAACTTTACGCGTGGGCGCAGCGGCGTCAACCCGACAACCCGCAGTGGCGAGCGTTGCGCGCCGAGGCTTTGATGAAAGCGAGACAATTTGACCGTGCAGGACGCATCCTGCGATCGGCGCTCAAGCGTTTCCCCGATGACATGCGGTTGAACGCTTTAATGGGCATCTGGCACGCCAAGCGCGTGGAGTGGGTGGAAGCCGAACCGTTTTTGCTTAGGGGTTTGGGACAAGGAGTAGCGGACAAGGGAAAGTTGACAAGGGGCAAAGGGCGAAAAGTTGAGGTATCACCCAGTTCGTCTCGCGCCGCCCGTTTCTCGTCCTTCGTCCCATCCCTTGATGCCGCCGGCGTTTTGGTGGAGATTTGGCTGTGTCAAGGGCGGGCGAAAGAAGCGGTGCGGTTGTGCGATGAGTTGCTGCGGCAGCAGCCGTCAGCAGAAGCGTTGATTTGGTGGGCGCAAGCGATGGATGAGTTGGGCAAAACGAAGGAGGCAGCGCAACGGTTAGAACGGTCGCAAATGTTTGCGCGCGACGAACGGGTTGCAAAGGCAACGGCGCGGTTGTGGGAACTGGCAAATGAGCCTGAACGGGCAGCACGCGTTTGGGAGCGGTGGGCGCAAGTCGTTCGTGACAAACGAGCGAAAGTCGCCGCGCTGGCGCAAGCAGCACAAGTGTGGGAGCACGCCGATCAAATCCCGAACGCGTTGGCGCTGCTGGACAAAGCGCAACGCATCGCAGATGAACCGCCACTGCAAGCGGAACGCATTCGGCTGATGCTGAAAGCCGATGCGCCTGCGGCGGCGTTGGAGGAGGCGGAGAAGTTGCTCGCGCAATTGCCGGACGAACCGCAAGCGGCGTTGCTTTACGCGGAAGCGGCGCTGCGGCTGTGGCGAGACAGCGCCTTTGAGCGGGTGGCAGAAAGATGGCAACGCAAGGCGCATCTTACAGGGGCATTGTTGCTGATTGCCGACCGCTTGAACCGGCGCGCGGAGGCTGAGGAATTGCTCAAAACCGCCGCTCACCAACTGTCGCCAAGCGCGCGCCGTCTCATGCAACGCTGGCTCAACGGCGCTCCTCGCGCTGCCAATCCCCGACCCCAAGTCGCCAGCCCTCCCGATTTGTTTCAACGGGCACAGCAAGCGGCAGGGCAGAACCGCATCGGTGAAGCGATGGAGTTGTGTCGCAAAGCGATCGCGCTGCAGCGCAATTTTTTGCCTGCCTACGAGTTGTTGTTGCAGATGTATCAACGGCAGAACGATTTAGCGCACGCTGTCAAAGGCTTCACGCTGTTGGCGAACCGTTATCGGGACGACTTGCCGTTGAACTTTGCGGCAGCGATAGCGTTGCAATTGAGCGGGCAGCATCGGCGCGCCGTCGCTTATTGGCGACGGGTTTGTGCCTTGACGGACAACGCACCAGACGCTATGGTGAAGTTGGCGGACAGTCTGCTGGCAGCACGCTACGATGCCCAAGCGGCGTGGTGCCGACGGTTCGTGCAGCGTTTGACGCGCTGGGAGAGTGACGGGGATGCGCACCATCCAAGTGCTGTATCGGCTGCAGATGACCGATTCGCGGCTGGCGGAAATTGA